The segment TGTCGTTTCCGGAACTGAACCCCGCGACGTGGCCCCGGACACATGCAACCTCTCGGTGGGGTCTCTGATGCGCACGCTCGGCCGCCCGGACCTTGTGGTATGGACGGACGGCGATCTGACGCATCTCGTCGATCTCGACGAAGTGGAGGTGCCGACCGTTTGCCTGATGTACGATCCCCACTTGCTGAAGGCATGGGCCGCACCTTATGCCGAGGTGTTCGATCACGTCGTGAGCACGCAAAAAGGATTCGTGAGCCAAGTGCACGGCGCCATCCGAGGTTCGGCCAACTGGTTTCCCTACTGGGCCGATCTGAACGGGCGCGCCGGAATTCGGCCAAAGCCGTTCAAGTCCCGGGAAATCGACGTGGCCTTCGTCGGGAATGCGGGCAAGCCAAGCCAGTCGAAGCGAGATGAATTCCTCCGGAAGGTGTTTGAGCGGCTGGCCCCGGGGGTCCGAGTGCACGTTGGGCCCGGTGATTGGCAGGACGTCTACTCGCGGTCCAAAATCGTGTTGAATGTTCCTGTCGACGGTGACCTCAACATGCGTGTGTTCGAGGGCATGGCCTGCGGCGCGCTTGTCTTTTCCCCACGTTCGATCCTGGGCACGTCGGATCTCTTTGAATTTGGAAGCGACCTGAAGGACTACGATTCCAAGGACGTGGAGCAAACCGTGGCCGAAATCGAAAGGGCCCTCCGGAACGGGACCCGATCCCAGGAGATTGCGCACAACGGATACCTGAAAGTGTCCGGCAACCATCTCCTGGCGCATCGAGCGCGCCAAATGAAGCTGTTGCTCGCTCAGATTGGCCGGGAGCGCCGGCCGAGCGCTCCGGCTCCGAATCGCTCCCTCGCGATGAGCCGGGCCCTCCTGTCCCTGGCGCTGGATCCGCCGGTCGTCCAATCCGAGGGTTGGCGATGGTGGTTCGACGATCGGCTGGCGTTGGCCGAAGGCAGGCTGAAACGGGCCGGGTCGGAGAACGCCACGGAAGCGATGTTCCTACGTGGGCTGCTGTCGTTCTTGAAAAAAGATTTGGCTGGGGCGGTGCAATCCATGCTGGCCGCCGGTCGGGACGCGGAACTTGAACCCGTGGCCCGCTACGGGGCCTCGCGCGGCTGGCGGTTGTTGGGGGAATCCGTGAAAGCGAATGCGATCTACCCGATCGGCCTCAGAGCGGGTGCGCTTGCGCGCCGGCCCCGTCGCTACTGGGATCTTCTCATCGAAGTACTGAATTTCAAGACGAAGGATTTCGTTGCGGCAGGTTCGAGCGGCGCAGGGTCGCGAGTGGTGCGGTCCCGGGTTCGGGAAGGCGGAAACGTCATCGACACCAGCCGGGCCGAACGGCTACTCCAACTTTCGAACTAGGTGCTTCCCCCCATGTTCGCCAAGGTTCCGACCCTTCGACAGGCTCAGGGTGAGCGGAGTTAAGGCCTGAGGCAACGCCGGAAACCGCTCGTGGTGAGGTTGTCGAACCACGGTCGATCGCAAGAAGACTTATGTCGGGTCCCTCACCCGTGCGGCTCGAGCTCGTCGACCAACTCAAAGAGGACCAGGATTCTCGCCTCGTATTCGATCTGGCCCTTCGAATCGACCGCGGCAGACCACCGGACGACTTCGACCTCGCGGATCCCCACGATCGTCTTGTAGGCCCTTCGCAGGACCTCCTCCACGGCGTCCTTCCAGCTCTTGCGCGAACGCCCGACCGCTTCCACCGTTTTCAAGGCCGGCATGGCTTCTTCCTCCGTCAGGTCCGCATCTCGTAGAACAGCAGACCCTTCTTTTCCGTCACCTTCACCCTATTCTGTTCTTCCAGGATTTCAAGGTGTCCCATCACTTCGGACATGGCCAGCATCATCTGAGTCTTGGCCCTTCCGCCGAAGACCTCGACGGAGAGCTGGTACGGGGTTCTCGGTCCGGATGAGAGGAGCCGCTCGACTTTTTTCGCCCTCTTGTCCTTGAGTACGTGGTAACGGCGGATCAATTCACGGTGATCGACGAACGGCTCACCGTGGGACGGATACGTCATGTCCACCTCAAGGTCCATGATCTTGTCCACGGACTTCATGAAATCCGACAGGGCCTTCGGTTTCGTTTCCTTCTCCGGGAACTGAAGCAGCGGAACCGGCGTGATCGTGGGGAGAAGGTGGTCGGCGGAAAACAGGACTCGGCGTTGCGGCATGTAGAGCACCATTTGGCCGTTGGTGTGGCCCGGCACGTGGATGACGCGGATCTCCTCGCCGGCAAAGTGCAGGACCTGGTCGTCGGACACGGTTTCATCCACATCCACGCTTTCGCGCACGTAGCCTTTGCTCATGTCGATGGAGAAGTTGACCATGATGAGTCCCATGGGCACGCCGCGCCTACGGAGATAGGCGGTGATGCGGGGGTACGCGCCGAACTCCCAGTTCCCACGCTCGATCGCGCGGATTTCCTTCTCGTGCGACACGACCTTCGCTCCGCTGATCTTCTTGATGCGCCGGGCCTGGCCGGCATGGTCGGGGTGTGAATGGGTCAGGAGCATCAACCGGATATCGGAAATGTTGCGTCCGAGATCGCGAATGCCCTTCTTGAAAGCCAGCCACGACGATCGATTGCGCGTGCTGGTATCGATGAGACAGAGTCCCTCGGGGCCTTCGATCAGGTAGAGGTTGACCGTCTTGACGGGGAACGGAACGGGAATCGTCAGACGATGAATCCGCGCGTCGGATCTCATGGGTGGCGGCGATGGTATCACGATTTGACGCACTGCACCATTTTCCGGACGGGCGCGGTCGGTGAGCTTTCCGTCGTTTTGTTGCAATCGGCCCGGCTTGGTGGATAATGATTTCATGCCGCTTGCGCTGTTGATTCAGGAAGATGCTTCCGATGCGGCGCCGATCCGGGAGGTGTGCCGTCGGAGAGGATGGGAACTGGTTCAGGCCTCATCCGCGGCGGCGGGAGCGGCGGCGACGGGATCGACGCGAGTGGACGCGCTCTTCGCCTGCTTCCGCACCCTCGGAGGGCAATGGCCGGAATTTCCGTCCATCAGCTTCGTTCTGGCCGCCCCCGATGAAGTTCGTCCGGCTCTTGCCGCCATGCAGAAGGGTGCGTTCGACTACATCCTCCGGCCCGCCACCGTTGATGAAGTTGAGCTGAAGGTGGCCCGGGCGGTGGACTCCGCCCGGTGGCTGGAGAAGAAAATAGAGAAGATTCTGGGCGGAGTGCGGAACGGCAAGGGCAGCGTACATCCGATCATCATGAGCGAGGTGGAGCGCGTGCTCATTCTGAAGGTCCTGGAGAAGACAAACGGCAATCAAGTCCAGGCCTCGAGCATGCTCGGCATCAATCGGAACACGCTGCACAAGAAAATCCGGGAATATCACTTGCGATGACCCCACCGCCCCTCTTGAAATTTGAGATTCCGAGGGAGGTGGTGGGATGACCCGTCCGCGAAGTCTCGCCCCGATGGTGTTCATGCTCTTTGCCGTGGTGGGTCTGTCAGGCGCCGTCGAGTCGGCGGGCCTGCACTCTGTTTACTTCGATTATGGCAGTTCCGCGCTGTCCGCCGAGTCCCAGAAGACGCTCGAACGTCATGCGGCGTGGCTCAAGGACCACGCGGAGGTGCTCCTGGAAGTTCAGGGATGGGACGACTTCTACGTGGGCAAGGGGGATGGGAGGCTTTCGGTGAAACGTGCGGAAGCCGTTAAGGAATTTTTGTCCAAGAAAGGGGTCGAACTGGATCGGATGACGATCAAGGATCGCGGAGCGGCGCCGTGGGATCCCACCCGGAAGAGCGATCCTCGGACCTTCCGGAGGGTGGACTTTCTGGTGATTGGAAAAAGATCGCCGACGCGCAGTACTCCGGAAGCCTCCGAGCCGATGGTGGAATCAGCCGCGCCTGCGTCGTCCACCGCCCCGCCCGTGGGAGCCGTGGAGCCGGTGCCGACCGAGAGCGCCCCGGTGAGGGAACCTGCCAAAACGGAGATACCTGTGAAAGCTGAGCCCACCGCCGCTCCGGAGCAGGCCAGACCGGCGCCACCCGTCGAACCGCCTGTGAAGAAAGAAACACCGCCCGCCGCCGTGCCTCCGAAGGAAGCTAAATCGGTTGCCTCCGCCCCGGAAACCAAGCCTGTGCCACCCTCAGCCGAACCGGAGAAAGTGGTCGTTGCCGCGCCGGCGAAGGAAGAAAAATCACCGCCTGTCGCCACCGCGCCAGAACCCGCATCGGCAGCGGCCCCGCCTCGTGGGACCTCCGCCGCCGCGGTGCCCGAACCGGAACCTCCCCGTGAGGAGAAGATCGAGCAAGCGTGGATGAAGTGGAAACCCTCGAATGTCGGCCCGAAGCCGCGCTGGGGTCACGGCATGGTCTTCGATGCGTCAAGCGGGCGCGTGGTTCTATTTGGTGGCACCAACGGGAAACTGGTTTTCGGGGATCTTTGGGAATTTGATCTCAAGAGCACACGCTGGTCCCCCGTTCAACCCGGGGGGGGGGATCCGGGTCCGCTCGCGTACCACTCGGCGGTCTACGATTCACAGGCCAAACGCATGATCATCTTCGGCGGATCGAGCAACCTGCGCGACACGACGGATTCGGTCTGGTCGCTGAGTCTGAAAAAGGGGGCGGAGTCCTGGGTGAAAATCGAATTCCCCGTGTCTCCCGGCCCGCGGGCCGCGCAGTCCACCGCGTATGATTCCCGCAGCCACCGGATGGTGATCTTTGGCGGATGCGCGAAGAATCTCAAGGCGTGCCTTTACTCCAATGACTTGTGGGAACTCGACCTCAAGGTGGGCGCCGAAACGTGGTCGCCGTTGTCCGGCGTCAACTCACCTCCCGGTGAACGCGAAAGCGCCATGGCCTTCACGCAGGCCGACGGCAACCTGGTGGTCATCGGCGGGTTCAACGCCAAAGGATACCTGAGAGACGCGTGGATCTACGATCGGAAGAAGAAGGTGTGGAGTCCGATGGAAACGCCGCTCAGTGCGCGGTGCTGCGCGAGCTATCATGAGGCTGCGAAAGGATCGGTGTTGTTCGGAGGGAACGACCGGCGGGCGTTTTTTCAGG is part of the Nitrospirota bacterium genome and harbors:
- a CDS encoding MBL fold metallo-hydrolase; its protein translation is MRSDARIHRLTIPVPFPVKTVNLYLIEGPEGLCLIDTSTRNRSSWLAFKKGIRDLGRNISDIRLMLLTHSHPDHAGQARRIKKISGAKVVSHEKEIRAIERGNWEFGAYPRITAYLRRRGVPMGLIMVNFSIDMSKGYVRESVDVDETVSDDQVLHFAGEEIRVIHVPGHTNGQMVLYMPQRRVLFSADHLLPTITPVPLLQFPEKETKPKALSDFMKSVDKIMDLEVDMTYPSHGEPFVDHRELIRRYHVLKDKRAKKVERLLSSGPRTPYQLSVEVFGGRAKTQMMLAMSEVMGHLEILEEQNRVKVTEKKGLLFYEMRT
- a CDS encoding OmpA family protein, with product MTRPRSLAPMVFMLFAVVGLSGAVESAGLHSVYFDYGSSALSAESQKTLERHAAWLKDHAEVLLEVQGWDDFYVGKGDGRLSVKRAEAVKEFLSKKGVELDRMTIKDRGAAPWDPTRKSDPRTFRRVDFLVIGKRSPTRSTPEASEPMVESAAPASSTAPPVGAVEPVPTESAPVREPAKTEIPVKAEPTAAPEQARPAPPVEPPVKKETPPAAVPPKEAKSVASAPETKPVPPSAEPEKVVVAAPAKEEKSPPVATAPEPASAAAPPRGTSAAAVPEPEPPREEKIEQAWMKWKPSNVGPKPRWGHGMVFDASSGRVVLFGGTNGKLVFGDLWEFDLKSTRWSPVQPGGGDPGPLAYHSAVYDSQAKRMIIFGGSSNLRDTTDSVWSLSLKKGAESWVKIEFPVSPGPRAAQSTAYDSRSHRMVIFGGCAKNLKACLYSNDLWELDLKVGAETWSPLSGVNSPPGERESAMAFTQADGNLVVIGGFNAKGYLRDAWIYDRKKKVWSPMETPLSARCCASYHEAAKGSVLFGGNDRRAFFQDTWWSNGKEFKEIREPSMPQARAFSRLVPTGEPNMYFLFGGQSPSGAMGDFWVLKLK
- a CDS encoding dodecin domain-containing protein, translated to MPALKTVEAVGRSRKSWKDAVEEVLRRAYKTIVGIREVEVVRWSAAVDSKGQIEYEARILVLFELVDELEPHG
- a CDS encoding glycosyltransferase family 1 protein — its product is MTKKKILWVGRCWFEKELRRSFDLTVVSGTEPRDVAPDTCNLSVGSLMRTLGRPDLVVWTDGDLTHLVDLDEVEVPTVCLMYDPHLLKAWAAPYAEVFDHVVSTQKGFVSQVHGAIRGSANWFPYWADLNGRAGIRPKPFKSREIDVAFVGNAGKPSQSKRDEFLRKVFERLAPGVRVHVGPGDWQDVYSRSKIVLNVPVDGDLNMRVFEGMACGALVFSPRSILGTSDLFEFGSDLKDYDSKDVEQTVAEIERALRNGTRSQEIAHNGYLKVSGNHLLAHRARQMKLLLAQIGRERRPSAPAPNRSLAMSRALLSLALDPPVVQSEGWRWWFDDRLALAEGRLKRAGSENATEAMFLRGLLSFLKKDLAGAVQSMLAAGRDAELEPVARYGASRGWRLLGESVKANAIYPIGLRAGALARRPRRYWDLLIEVLNFKTKDFVAAGSSGAGSRVVRSRVREGGNVIDTSRAERLLQLSN